The Nicotiana tabacum cultivar K326 chromosome 1, ASM71507v2, whole genome shotgun sequence genome segment GTTCGAGGAGATCGACGCCaagatcgtttcttatcattttactctaagaaatacggggactatctgtatgctGTAAAAATCAGAGGGTCTGATTTTATGGTCATTGTGACGCTTCGTAGGCATATCTCCAAAGGCTCGAGATAATGGTCTAGGTTCAACCCCTAGAGGTTATCAATGTTTGACCTCGAGGTAGTGCAGATTGGTAGCTATGATGAAAAAaagggaagttcccaaggcacgtggttAAAACTGACCAAGACTTAGACTAGTTCAAGCCTGTACagtggcattaaatggttgtaccgaccatatatctttgtaataaatgcatttgtactatgttggaattccccctcatatataaaggggacccttgtcattttttAAGAACacacaacattcaatacaagaacattctctgctttctaacttaaacacattctcccttgattctattacttacatttattgcttacatttattgtattttattaattgttcttcatttattactcattattgatcataaagagccttcatcaaagctctcaaaactgttagtccttcatcggctGTCCACAGCTTAGTacttagctcgacctcgaggccccgtattAACTGGCTCGAGATCCCGATTCTCAACTACTCGGTTTGCTTAAACATActgctttcaagttcttatctcattttctagtctcacacttagcatctactgcctaaaactagcataaaaataaatcatatatttttagaaccacaaaatcaaatttaattataattatcattttcaaggtaaacaatagTTTTAGGATAAGAATTCAAGGAAACAACGGCAAATCAATAACTCAATGCTAATAACCCGATCTTCATGACTCAGTGAAACCCGAAATACAAATTGTCAAATCTTAGATAAATGAACTACGATCCTCTCAgtattcagctataaccaaatcctaaCTAAAATGTAAAACCATCGGATAACTTGTATAGTCGAAGAGTAATACATAAGTATAAATATACATTGATGCGGCGCGCATCCCAATCCCacaaatcctcccttattcctcctcaataatcacaataaagtaaatagtatatatttgttgcggcgtgcaacccgatcccaccaaacCTCCCTTATTCCTCCTTAAAAATTACAATAAGAGTAAATAGTATTTATATCACCATATCAGTAACATCATGatcattcacccttattactccttgttgcggcgtgcaacccgatccctccggtccacccttattactcctcaacatatatcacccttattcctcctgttgcggcgcgcaacccgatcccaccggtcCACCCTTATTaatccttgttgcggcgtgcaacccgatcccactagaAAACATTAATTCTCCCTTATTCTTCCTCAACATCAACAACCAAACATagtttaaaatcaacaacaacaacaacaacaacaacaacaacaacaatgattcAACAACCCAAACACAAGGATTTCTACCACTACGGGTATGAATACACGGCAATAAGAGAATCACGAAAAAATTAAGAAGCAAAACAACCTTTAAAAGACATCAAGACATATaaggcacgtgataactacaccggcAACCACAATAATTTGGACACATAACATATATGCACAGGGACAGAAGAAATTCACAATTtagaaataacaaaacaataaggaGGACAATCACTTTAATTAAGGCAAATAAGGGCCAAGTAACAAGTAAGAGTTATAAGAAAGCTAATAACATCGTACGGAGCATATAGAGGTAAATCAAGCAGTTAAGAAACCTAATCACACCGAAATACTTCCCACTTAATGAACATAAAGGCCTAAGAATCGAAAGGCAAATTtgtcacaaataagtccgagcacacactcgtcacctcgcgtgcacggactacaattagcatagaggactcaaatcctaaggggaagtcccccacacaaggttagacaagatacttacctcaatccggccaattcaatacttaatttagctttttctttaccaattcattaatgctcggctcaatctagctaAAAAGgactttaatacatcaaacaatgcaagagtaAATAATTTCTATTAACAAAACTACGATTCTTAGACAATTTGCAAAAtattaacaaaagtcaactccccgggccgcacctcagaacccaaaaaaaaaattaaaaactgaatacccattccgatacgagttcacccatataaaaattatccaattccgataccatttggtccttcaaatcattattttatatttttgaaagatttcacaaattttcacaaattttcctttagatacacatgaatttgatattaaatctaagatataatcacataatataattgaaaattgattagagatacttacccaatgatttggtatgaaaataTTCTCTCAAAATTGCCTACTCTCggacctagggttcaaaatatgataaaatgaagcaaAAACCCGAGTTACACAACTTAAAACAAGCTGCAGATTGCGATCCAGGGTTCGCAACTGCAAAAGCGAAGAAAGCCTTTGCAATTGTGAATAAGGAAGGGCTGGaaaaagtcgcatttgcgacaaaaagtTCACAATTGCATACtggggcatcgcaattgcgatggaaatgttcgcaattgcgaccatacCAGAAGGAGCAGTTTTTCCTCACAcaaaaatgagcataacttcctcatatgatgtccaaatttgatgattcttttttCTATTGCTCCTTAATTACGATACTgatctaatggttcaataaaaatttaatttggaacttatttgcttaatgtggtacccTTTATTCCCAAAGAAACGACGTTGAAACATTAAATTAGAGCGCAATacaacccgaaacacacccgaggcctccgggaccccgtctaatcacacaaatcagtcccataacataataaaaacctgctcgaagcctcaaatcacatcaaacaatgctaaaaccatgaatcgcactccaattcaagcttgatgaactttaaattttcaaacttctactcttgatgtttaaacctatcaaatcacatctgatAACCTCAAATtgtgtacacaagtcatattcgacattacggacctactccaactttcggaatcagaatccgaccccgatatcaaaaggacCACTTCcagccaaacttctcaaaaaccttcaaatttccaactttagccaaatgactccaaaatgacccaaggacctctgaattcacttctgatcgcgctcctaacaccagaatcaccatacgagctattctcagactcggaatcccaaacggagaTCGATAATagtgaaatgcacttcaacccaaacttatgaaattcttccaaaaatgctaacttccacaataggtgctgaaacTTTCCCGGATCTTCCAAAatccgattcggacatacgccaaagtccgaaattatcatacaaacctgctgaAACTTTCGAATCTCGATTCcaaagtcgtttactcaaaagtcaaatcccGGTCAAACTCTCACCCCTTAGGCTTCCAAAACTGGActccttcttccaattcgactTCGATTCATCCGGAAACAGAATCCAACCATGCACGAAAGtctatacacataatatgaagctactcatgacctcaaactgtcgaaccagacgcaattgctcaaaatgatcagtcgggtcattacatatacgatagatataaatatacatatataaattttaatttaattttgaatttttcttcattattcaatgttattaaataatatatttgattattatttatttagttttattactttaaaaataaatattagttaAGTTCAtatttaaacttttatttttttgctcAAGCTTTTTTTATCGTCGATGTTAACAAATACTACTTTCAAGTATCATTTTATCTTTTTGTCCCTTTATTTTGGCTTTATTTACATAGATTTCAATGATACAGTCTTTTAAAAATTTAGCTTGTGTAATTCAGTAAAAGATGAAATCAGTTAAAATTTGTacatttgtttattttgtttgaagttctatatatttcttgtttattactttcttttaataatatatatatatagatataaatatacataAGCAATTGTATTGAAATAATAGTTTATTAgtatttatttacatttattactttaaaatacatattaattaaatttatattatcACTTTTATTTTGTCGTTTAAAATTCTTTTATCGCCAATGTTATCAAATAGTACCTTAAAGTATTATTTTATCACTTTAGTTTGGCTTCATCTGCAAAGACTTCAGTGACATGGTTTTTCTAAATTTTAACATGAATAATTTAGATATACATTTGATATTAATGAAGATACCTATGTGAGCACTTTTTTCATTTTgagtttcattttcttttataagATTTTTTCACTATATAGTTGTTTCTACTCTTTATTCAGATTAATTAAATTAGAAAATGCATCACATCATCTTTATTTTTCTCCCTGCCGGAGAATTTTAGCAAATTTTTTCAGCTTCTCTCTTAGTTCCTCCATTAGATACTCAATATCCACTGACCCATTCACTAAGTTCTTTAGCTTATTAAAATTTAGTACGATCAAAATCGCATGCTTGgcccaaaaataaaaaagttaaaaagttaaaaacattcattaattgattaatttttttcatTAACTTTAATTTTGAGATTACTAACCATTACTATAAATTTATTGATTCTTTTATTTTCGTGTTTTTTCTAACATAAGCAAACATTAGAGCAATTAGTACAAAGTCTTAATTTACATTTAACATTAGATTACATGCGATCGGCATGCTTTTAATGTTGATGGATGGAATGCACCACTTATGAGTCTGAAAAACTTACTTTTAAAGTAGTTAGagtattcaatatatttgttTCCATATTATAGTATTGTCTTAAGCCATATAtattgtttatggaaatatttttCAATCGTGGAACTGCCAAACAATGATTGAGTTAATTTTGTTATAGATTCCTAGTCCATCAAACACTAAATGCATAGTTGAATTATATTTTGTGTTGATTCTACTATAATTCAAAAGTTTTTACAATAATTAAGAACTTTTTTCTACGATTTTTTTAAGTGGCTTTATAatagcttgtcacttggcttaaccacaatgcattatatatgataactttattcctttaatatatatatatatatagagagagagagagagggagagagatttAGAGCAAGttctaaaataaatatttgatatacattttgataaaggaaataaacttGTGATATACATTTTAGAATACACATATTCGATGTGTTATATAATGTGATATACAAACAATGCAATAATTTTTGTTGTGATATACATTGATACAGAGATAATAACAAATTTTATATAgccaaatttataattttatattttagatatacaaaaaaatatatatatacagaaaaaattataatatatattattattgtgatataTATTTAATTGGTTATTTAGTGCCAATAATTATAACtaagttttttttaaattaattatgtGAATATTATGTCACGCTATGTTAAAATCCCAATCGAAATAGAGAAAGTACATTGAATCTCTCATTTGTCATATATAAATCCGTGTACCTACAAACTGTTAACTGTACAAAAGTCGTCTGCAGTTGGATCAATACCAATAGCTTAGGAAGGCAAACAGCCCAATTTGCCATAGGCACTAAATCAGGGGGCAAATAAAAATACCAAATCCGTACAATAATTGAAAAATACCCTCTATTTTTGTCCTTTATGTCTACGTGGCAAGTGGCGAGTCATTGCACTCACGCTTTTTACATGACACATGTAGATACTTCCAATTTACCCTCCATAAAGCTCACTCCGTCGCCGGCTCCACCGTTCTTGCTGTACCCCCTCACGTGCTTCTCCCACACGGCACTCGCTCAACGTTATTTCAGGTCAACTCCGTCAGCAAATCTAACGGCGTTTATACGGCGTCTGAAAACGTATATAAGCACTGCTAGTCCTCTCCACTTTTCAAACCCTTTtctcaaaagtgaaataaatataAAGTTAATGTTCTTATTAGTTGTTTCAGTATGAAGACTGTACTTTTCCGAACTGGTTCCGGCTCAATTCCTGTCCAGACGCCGGTGGTTCCCGGTACATCTAGGGTTTCCGTTCCGGTTCGTCAATCCGTCGGTGGAGTGCTTAACGGAGAGAAGAAGAAAGGATGTTCTTCTCCTAGGGTTTCTCTGCATTTGGAAGTCAACCGTCGGAGTATATGCCGGGCTTCTTCAGAGTCCGACGGGATCCAGTCGGCGATTGAAGGTCCTGGTGTAACAAGGACGTTGAGTAAGGTCGGATCAATGTCATTTCCGGCAATAATACCGGAGGACGATTGCGGTACTGAGCAGGACGAGTTGGTGGTTTTGCGAAGTATTGGATCGCTGAGTTTAACGGAAGATCAAAGGAGTTACGCCGAAGATTGGCCGCAGAGCGGTATTCCTACCGATGAGCTCGGATTTCCTGGCGGTGGTATCGGCAAAAACAGAAAGTTCCCTGGCAGAGGCGGCGGTAGAGGTGAATCCGACGCCAGTAGTTTCACCGGTGGTAACTCCTATCCAAAGAAAATTGGAGCGTACTATAAGCAAATGTTAAAGTCCGATCCTGTGAATTCTCTTCTTCTTAGAAACTATGGCAAGTACTTGCATGAGGTAGTAATTTAATTTCTATTATTTCCCATCATCGAAGAATGAATATATAGAGACTCTAGTTTGGATTGATTTATTAAACTAATGTAAATGATGATAATTGAAGGTGGAGAGAGATTATGTGAAAGCTGAAGAATGTTTCGGAAGAGCTATACTGGCAAGTCCGGGAGACGGAGAAGTGCTTTCTATGTATGGCAAATTGGTTTGGGAGAGTGAGCGAGACGAGAGTAGAGCCAAATCTTACTTCGATCAAGCTGTTCAAGCTTCTCCTGACGACTGGTAAAATTCCTCCCTTACGTTTTATCTTTCCAAACAAATCTCATTCAATTCGTAGATCAAAAAATTAATTGTaatacatgtttaaatattgGATCGATCTGCCTGAAATTATTTGTTGTAACAACAGCACTGTGCTGGGATCGTATGCAAAATTCATGTGGGAAGCAGACGAggacgatgaagaagaagaagagatggaGAGAAAAACTGTAGCAGCAGGAGCTGCCATGGTTACAGCTTAAGTACTAGCAGGAAACAGATAGAAAAAGCGGATTAATAAAAATTTCTATATATAAGCTCACCTTCTTCGGCTTCAATTTGGAAAGCTAGTATTAGAGCTAACTTATGTTCTATGCACTTGTAAAATGTTCAACGTAATATAATGCTGTAATAAAAGAGGAATATgtaactaaaattaattaactaCATCAATGAGGGGAAGTCGATCGATCGAGGAAGCTGAGAAGAAACTGGAAATTATGAGGGTCCTCTTTGTACAGCTCTTTAACTATTTGTGCTCTTGTAATTCTGATTTAGCTCTGGAATGAGATTATTAAGCCTTGTTAGAAAATGCTTAGCAAGCATACAAACCAGGCATGAGGCATCAAATACATGTGAACCAGACAACGCAATAATAACAAGATTAGAAGCACTAAACTCTTGAAGTAGTTGCACAAACCTTCCAAGCAGCAAGAATTTAGGGTTGCAGTCTTCTGCTATTTGCCTAGTAAAACCTTAGATGATTTTGTTATTGGGTGGGCAAGAACAATACAATTGAAAGGTAAGTTGTTAGGTGAAACTAGTCTTACTTTAATAGACCCGAAATTAAGCCACAATAGGGGCTCAAAAACGTGTAGGATTCTGCAAGTAGAATCCTACTCTAACTCAAAACGATGACTTTTCTCCCAAGCTACTTTTTACCCAAGTCTATCGAGGTTTTTATTAGGTATAGCATGGATCACAGAAATAATAAGAGGCTACTAATTATAGTGTTAATTCGAAATTGAcatgaattaattcttactaTAATTAATTGCAATTTATTCCACGAAAAAACTGCAATTGAACTCGATCAATATGAATTTCGAAAATTCattaacacttattttaactccTCATGTTAAGATTTCAAATaccagttaattaaattaaatcactgaaaatttaattcaattaactgattaaatcctttataattccgcttaaactatttcatgtgacggatacaaaatccaccggccgagttttcacatgaaaacttataagcttacataaaggggTATCATCAAACCCAAAACCGAGTCAtagattctatcaactaattattattcacAAATGTTATCCGTTATTGTCCACTCTATTAGGCATATACTAACTCTAAATAGAGTcgtaccttttgataaatcaaaacaataaacaaattacattgatcataataattatatcaagattagaaGAATAATCTCATTTAATGAATTacagaaaatattttatatattcagtacaaaaacatcttttctctacttggtccgttcaatatacaCTGAGTATacatactagcacaagaagttggagtaAAACTACTCAcataatcaagacaaattatacaataatcttgtgctacaatcatcaagatattttgtccaacaatatctttgattgtgaacatagtttattaattatgagaacaaacaatttaatcttctgtgcatgagctaagactccatatactaaattgtctactacataactaaaAGGACACACATGTAACAAATGTTCTATTTAAAATggtactttattgaattgaataaagtaaataataaagtaaataaataattgttccatAAAGAATAAATTATAATACTATGGCTAAaccgcatggttaatagtatatcccaacaatctcccacttttGTGCATCAACATTTGGCAAGTCATTTGCAATTCGAAGAGAGAAAGATTATGGTTGCCATGCATGGTATTTTCTATATTCGGCTTAAAACATCATGATTCATAAACAACTTCTCTTATTAACAATGCAGGGACGTGCGTCTTCACCTTAATCAAAGGCGATGTTGGTGTTTGCAGAATTGTTTTTTGACTATTTACCTTAATCAAAGAATGAAAACTCCTATTCTCGCCTTTCAAATGAAGTTCCCAAATTTTAAGAGCAGCTGCTCTAGGAAAGATTTCCTCTCAAACTTGTATGGAAGTCATTTAGTAATCGTCCTCAATTCCATTTTGTGATCTCTACATATATACTTCTATTAGTAGTTAATTTGGGTGTTCAGTACCGTGGTGGGAGCTCCCCAACTAGTTGCATTCTGTTGGGTTGGTAATTCGGCCAAACAACAGGCGCAAATTATTATCTATGTAGATATTACATTACATTACACGTATACAGTGAGAATTTTTATTTTGTGTCGCTAGTTGTGTGAGGTCTCCTTTTTGTCTCATAACTTTGTGGTCCCGGAATTTTATGGATCCAAATGTTAAGATATAGGTCCACAAATATGTGAGATAAAAAGAGGTCTCACACACAACTAATGTCAGTTGTACGAGGCACCGTAAAATCACTAATCATCACTAAAGCTAAACTGCAAAACCATTCCTTTTTAGTTCTTACGCAACATTTGATGCTTGAGCATCTAATAAAGCGaacactaaggggtcgtttggtaggaggtattagaaaataTAATGCAAACATtagctctatgcattactaatatcTTGTTTGATACCTTTTTTCAACTTGTgtataattaatatttgtattagttatacatcatacttggcattatcctatgcataagtaatgcatagaaaaccatggcattTGTAATACCTAggctttaatgcatgcattagcatggttaaagacaaaattgtccttaaagtcccttaaagctagagaatatggagggcatttttgtaagcaactattttttttaaaaattatgcaatgcattataattttaatacaccacaccaaacaatagataagaaataatatttgcataactaatgcttgcatcactaatacatgcattactaatatacattattccgcactattcttatacaccctaccaaacgacccctaaaaatGTTAGGTTGTCAGAGGATTTTCCAGTTACAGGGAATATTTAATACAAGTTAGACattctttatttcttttgagAAAATTATTAGTTATGTCCGGCCATACGTAACTTAGtacaaaaattggtcaattcataaaatattactcaattcgtttcaatttaaatgacacattttccttattagtctgttccaaaaagaatgacacgtTTATATATTTAGAAACAACTTAACTTTATGCTTTTCATTCTACTTAGGGGTGTTCATAGTTCGGTTTGTAtcagtttttccctaaaaagaaaccaaaccaaataagtcagtttttcaaatattagaaccaaatcaaacaaattaagtcatttttttctcgattcggtttagGTCGGTTTTTCGGTTgtttcggttatttgtcggtttttttcttaaatataagacatacactaccaaacacatattttgGCGACCACATTtttaacgtaacactatcaaatcaattgccctttgagagaTCTATTATTtatcaagatatattgatgataattgaatcaaatagtgatgaataatttaaggactcaattaaaaatatattatttttaacgtgaaatagattcttacacttaacaaaagaaaactaccaatcaaactagaatgtaaaggtaaagaactgtactaaaagtgcaaacgattaacatttactataaaatttttgaaactttgtataaaagtatacatatatataggtgtaattctaaatttaaaatagttactcctatattcggtttggttcggttttttttattaaaaccaaaatcaaaccaaatttgatcggtttttaaatttcaaaaccaaaaccaaaccaaaccaaaaagtatcggtttttttggtcggtttggtttggcTTTCGGCTTGGTttggtttttcggatttttatgaacaccgtAATTCTACCCACTTTCcacttaatgagaaacttttatagccCCGCTAATCTTTTAGCACCATATGTTTCAaaagtaggggtgggcataaaatccgaaaaaccgaattccgaaccggactgaattaatttggtatttcggtttcggtttttttcggtatttcggtctaGTTCGGTATTgcattttcggtatttcggtacggtcctccgtattagaattttaaaatttcggtataccgaaataccgaattactgaatttttaaagatatttttttaaaGGTGGACCTATATCTCACTACCCACTGCCCAGCCCCAGCGCCCAAGCCCAAACGTTTTAATTTAATTCCCAGTGCCCCAGCCCATCGCCCAGCCCAACTGCCCAAGCCCACTCTAAAGATGGCTTACTTAGACTTGTCGAATCTCAGTTCTCTTTTCCTGTTTTCATCTTATCTTGTCTAAGCATCTGATGACTATAGAGGCAATGTCTTGGTACATTGTGATTTTAGTCAATTGACAAAACTAATTGAATTCTATTATCTTTTCCAATTCTTGTTAGTTGCAAAAGTTTAATTTTATTATTGGAGAGCTAGGATCTTTGTCTTTGTCAAAGCATATCGGAGTTAGCTAATTATATTAGTGTCATTGTGGGAGCGCAAGTTCCATTATATATTAGGCTAATGAGTGTTTTGCCAAATTATAATTACATTGGCTTTGTGAAagtgattttcttttaagtgCAGATATTTCTCATTCTGTAATTGTTATAAGTTATTCTACACGTCCTAATTTAAGTGCATATTTTCTTTGGTACTTTGATTGCACAGGTCCTTACTTCCTTCAACACTAATAACTGAATAAGTAATAACGAGTGACAGTTACTAACAGAAACAGCATTTCGTTGTTCTTTCTCAGCGAATAttaaaccgaaaccgtaccgaaccaaaataataaataccGAATCGTACCGAAATACTTTGATACGGTATTTGGTATatacaattgataaaccgaataccgaaatactgaaccgaaattcttaaataccgaactgaaaataccgaatgcccacccatattcaaaagtcttcttttattccttaaattttgtgtcaagtcaaactacTCATCTAAATTAAAATTGAGGGATTACTAATTAGTCAAATGCAaccaatattagccaattagctatttgtagccaaaaaaatattaatttttttagtgGGCGTTATTGGAATAGATTGGATACATCTTAAAGAGtttgaatctcaattttgggaagatttggtggagttttgaggcagtttgaattgaaaattcaaagtagaagatgaacatggaaaaagataatatgtgtatcacatatgtatcacatatgtatcaaatatgtatcacatgtatatccatgttatttgtatgtgagatatagactcgattttaactacgaattttgatatcAAATCAGTTCAAATTACCTCCTATCTTGCtcaaaatttgtatattgcttcatctatatgttttcaatgaatttcaaccatacccattgggaaaaaaaatctttttcgcttaaatttttaaatattagtaTATGTTATTAGTAATGCATTTTGACTCAAAACTAGTCTAATTCACTTTCAACTTCATCAAATTTTTTATATTGCCTCATCTATGCATTTTTAATAAATTACAACAATACCCACTACTAGAAATTAGGTCTATGGCAACCCTTCCAAAACCGTGACAATAGATACACTGGCCGTCCCTATAGGGATATCGGAACGGATTTGGAGGCGTTCCGGGATTCAGTGTTACAATAGGTCTATTGGAACGGTTATTTGCAACGGTTTCAAAACCGTCACCATATAGGGGGTATTGTAACGGTTATGGTACTGTTACCATTGTTCTATCTATGGGAACGATTGTATTTTCTATTGGGACGGTTATAAACCATTGTGGTATAATTATTCCAGCGATTTTTTAAGTCTATTGCAACGGTTTTGATGATATATTACAAtgatttttgtgatattggaACAATTATCAATACCCTACTGCAACGGGTATTGTAACATATTGCAACAGTTATTAGGGGATGCTATTATTATTTGCTAGGTCTACTGGAACGGTTATATGCTATATTGCAACAATTCACAATTGAATTTC includes the following:
- the LOC107771972 gene encoding uncharacterized protein LOC107771972, producing MKTVLFRTGSGSIPVQTPVVPGTSRVSVPVRQSVGGVLNGEKKKGCSSPRVSLHLEVNRRSICRASSESDGIQSAIEGPGVTRTLSKVGSMSFPAIIPEDDCGTEQDELVVLRSIGSLSLTEDQRSYAEDWPQSGIPTDELGFPGGGIGKNRKFPGRGGGRGESDASSFTGGNSYPKKIGAYYKQMLKSDPVNSLLLRNYGKYLHEVERDYVKAEECFGRAILASPGDGEVLSMYGKLVWESERDESRAKSYFDQAVQASPDDCTVLGSYAKFMWEADEDDEEEEEMERKTVAAGAAMVTA